The stretch of DNA ACGACCGGCGTGTCGCGGGTCGAATCCGACAGCGGCAAGGTACAGGGCATGTTCATCCAGGGACAGGATTGCGGATCGGGATCCGGCGGGTCGAAGCCGGCTCCGGCTCCGGTACAGATACCGTCGCTGATCCCCGGCAAAAAATAAGACAGATCAAAGCCTTAAAGAATATTTATGGCTCGTACGGTTGAAGCTGATAGCGCGAGCCTGTATCTACTGGGCAGGGCGCACGGCGGGGTGTTTCGCTGGGCAGGGACATCCATTCATTCATGGTTCGCTAGCGAAGCGATTCGCCGGCGGACGCGTCGCGGAATCACCGTGAAAGGCGTAAGCGAAGCGGGATGGTGGATTTACTCGGCATGTTCCGTCGACGCCCCGCGAAACGCGGTGCCCCCGGGTTTGCGCGTTCGCGCGACGACATCACCGCGCTCGGCGATTCCTTCGGCGACATGCTGAAGAGCCCGGTGCGCGATGGGCCGCCGATGGCGCGCTCCGCCGCCCTGCCCGGGCTGGACTTGCCGCAGCCGCAGCCCGACGCAGAACCGCCGCGCGAGCCGCGTCACCGTGCGCAGGCGCCACGTCCCAAGGCCAACGGCGGCGAAGCGCCGCGGCTGATCAAGCGGCCCGGCTTCCTCGCTGTGCACAGCGTGGAAAAGAGTTTCGGCACGCGCCAGGTCGTGCGCGGCGTCAGCATCTATGTCCGCCGCGGCGAGGCGGTCGGTCTGTTGGGTCCGAACGGCGCCGGCAAGACCACGGTGTTCTATATGATCACCGGGCTGATCAAGGCGGATCGCGGCGCCATCGAACTCGACGGCCACGACGTCACCAAGCTGCCGATGTATCAGCGCGCGCGGCTCGGCATCGGCTATCTGCCGCAGGAAGCCTCGATCTTCCGCGGCCTCACCGTCGAGCAGAACATTCGCGCCGTGCTCGAGGTCGTCGAGCCCAACCGCAGGAAGCGCGAGGCCGAACTCAACTCGCTGCTTGATGAATTCAACATCACGCGGCTGCGCAAGTCGCCATCGATCGCGCTGTCCGGCGGCGAGCGCCGCCGCGTCGAAATCGCGCGCGCACTGGCGACGCGTCCGAACTACATGCTGCTCGACGAACCCTTTGCCGGCATCGATCCGATCGCGGTCGGCGACATTCAGGACCTCGTCCGCCACCTCACCAACCGCGGCATCGGCGTCCTGATCACCGACCACAATGTGCGCGAAACGCTGGGGCTGACCGACCGCGCCTATATCGTCTATGCCGGGCAGATCTTGACCGAGGGCAGTCCGGAAGAGATCGTCAACGATCCGGATGTACGCCGCCTTTACCTTGGCGAGGAATTCCGGCTTTAGCGCACGCAGCGCCAAAGGGTGTTGCGGCTTGGCGATAAGGTATTGCGCTCACTCGGGAATCTATGGCGCGCCCGGACCCAAAACCGGTTCCCATTTTTGCGGAGCGCGCTATAGCCCAATTTTTGCGTCCGTCAAGCCGTGTACAAGGGCTTGGGACTAATATAAGCAAGAATCGGACCAACTTTTACCGGATCGGTTCTTGGCCTCATGGCGCTAACGCAGAGATTAGAGTTCCGCCAGTCGCAGTCGCTGGTGATGACGCCGCAATTGATGCAGGCGATCAAGCTGCTGCAATTGTCGAATCTCGACCTCTCGGCCTTCGTCGAGGAGGAGCTGGAACGCAATCCGCTGCTGGAGCGCGCCAATGACGGTCCCGAAGCTCCGGTGGCGGGGGAGCCGGCCACTGAGCGTGCCGAGTTCTCCGAATCCGGCGATGCCGGTAGCTATGGCGACGAGGGCGGCGATGCCTCCGATATGGCGTCAGGCCCCGCCTTCGAGCCCGGCCAGGAGGAATGGCTGAACCGCGACCTCGGCAGCCGCACCGAGATCGAGCAGACGCTGGATACCCCCCTCGACAACGTATTTTCCGAGGAACCCGCCGAAGCCGCCGCGCGCGTGGCGCAGGATGCGGCACCGACCGCCTACACCGAATGGGGCGGCGGCGCCTCCAACGACGACGACTACAATCTGGAAGCCTTCGTCGCCGCCGAGGTGACGCTCGGCAGCCACCTCGCCGAACAGCTCGCGGTGGCGTTCAGCGGACCGGCGCAGCGCATGATCGGGCAGTATCTGATCGATCTCGTCGACGATGCCGGCTACCTGCCGCCGGATCTGGGACAGGCCGCAGAGCGGCTGGGCGCCTCGCAAGGGGATGTCGACGCGGTGCTGAGCGTGCTGCAGAAATTCGATCCGCCCGGCGTCTGTGCACGGAATTTGAGCGAGTGCCTCGCAATCCAGCTCCGTGAGCTAAACCGCTACGACCCCGCGATGCAGGCGCTGGTGGAAAATCTCGATCTGCTGGCCAAGCGCGACATCGCCTCTCTGCGCAAATTGTGCGGCGTCGACGACGAAGATATCACCGACATGATCGGTGAAATCCGCCGTCTCGATCCCAAGCCCGGCCTGAGGTTCGGCTCGGCGCGCACGCAGACCATGGTGCCCGACGTCTATGTGCGGCCCGGCCCGGACGGCGGCTGGCATGTCGAACTCAACAGCGACACGTTGCCGCGCGTGCTGGTCAATCAGGTCTATTACACCGAGCTGTCGAAGACGATCCGCAAGGACGGCGACAAATCCTATTTCACCGACTGCCTGCAGAACGCGACCTGGCTGGTCCGCGCGCTGGATCAGCGCGCCCGCACCATCCTGAAGGTCGCGACCGAAATCGTGCGCCAGCAGGACGGCTTCTTCACCCATGGTGTCGCGCATCTGCGGCCGCTGAATCTGAAGGCGGTGGCGGATGCCATTCAGATGCACGAATCGACGGTGTCGCGGGTCACCGCCAACAAATATATGGCGACCAATCGCGGCAGCTTCGAGCTGAAATATTTCTTCACCGCCTCGATCGCGTCGGCCGACGGCGGCGAAGCCCACTCGGCGGAGGCGGTCCGTCACCACATCAAGCAATTAATCGACGCGGAAGCTCCAAATGCGATCCTCTCCGACGATACCATCGTGGAACGATTGCGCGAATCCGGCATTGATATTGCCCGCCGCACGGTCGCGAAATACCGCGAAGCGATGCGTATTCCTTCCTCGGTGCAGCGCCGCCGCGATAAACAGAGCATGCTCGGTAACGCACTTTCCGCTCCCGCCGCTTCCCCCGACCGGTCTCGCGATACGGCCCCGGCCTGATTGCGTTCGTCCCAAATCGCGATAATCTCGGTTCCCCGCCAGTGCAGCGTCAGGAAAGCCGGGAAAGGGGCACCGGTTCATCGAAAGGACTCACCCTCCAACGTCAAAAACCAGAGTAGTCGAGGCATCAAGTGAGGCATCAAATGACCCTTCGAATCTCCGGGAAAAGCATCAGTGTCGGCGACGCGCTTCGTTCGCGCGTCAGCGATCGCACCGATGAGGTCCTGAGAAAATATTTCGACGGCAACTATTCCGGTCACATCACGCTGAGCAAGGATGGCTTCGGCTTCCGCACCGACTGCGCACTGCATTTGGATTCCGGGATTACGCTGGAGGCCGATTCCAACGCCACCGACGCCTATGCCAGCGCCGATCAGGCGCTCCTGATGATCGAGAAGCGCCTGCGCCGCTACAAGAGCCGGCTGAAGGACCGCTCGGCCCGCAAGGCCTATGCCGCCTCTGCGGCTCTGGCCGAGATCGAGGCGCCGGTGCTCGACGCGCCGAGCTATGTGATCGAGGCGCCGGCCGGAGGCGACGAGGAAGTCATCACCTACAGCCCCGTCATCATTGCCGAGGCGACCACGTCGCTGAAACGGCTTTCGGTCAGCGAGGCGGTCATGGAGCTGGATCTGACCGGAGCGGCCTGCATCGTGTTCCAGCATGGCTCAAGCGGCCGGGTGAACATCATTTACCGCCGTACGGACGGCAATGTCGGCTGGGTCGACCCCCCGGCGGTTACCCCCTGACATATCATATGGCTGACCGCATATGGCTAACCGCATTGACGCCTCCGGCTGCTCTCCCTATGGTCCGCCGCCCTTAACGATGGCAGTGCAGGAACCCGCTCTCGGGAGTTGGCACCGGCCAAGCGTTGGAGTAGAAGCCCAGCAAATCGGGACCCGGGCTAAACCCGCCTCCCGTCTCATGTTCTTGACGCCCCGGTTCTACAACCTATCTCGCCACCTGACGGTTTAATTCACCTCGGAACGCCCCATGACGATTACCGATCTGGTCGCACCCGAGGCGATTCTCCCCGCTTTGAAGGTCATCAGCAAGAAACAGGCGCTGCAGGAACTGGCGGCGCGCGCCTCTGCCCTGACCGGGCAGAACGAACGGTCGGTGTTCGAGGTGCTGTTGCAGCGCGAGAAGCTGGGCACCACCGCCGTCGGCTACGGCGTCGCCATTCCGCACGGCAAGCTGCCGAAACTCGAAAAGCTGTTCGGCCTGTTCGCCCGGCTCGAACGCCCGATCGATTTCGAGGCGATGGACGGCCAACCGGTCGACCTGATCTTCCTGCTGCTGGCGCCGGAAGGCGCCGGCGCCGATCATCTGAAGGCGCTGGCGCGGATCGCACGGCTGTTGCGCGACCAGGACGTCGCCAAGAAGCTGCGCGCCTCGCGCGATGCCCAGGCGATCTATTCGGTGCTCGCCCTGCCGCCGGCGAGCGCGGCATAGTCTCTCGCGAGGTCCGTGGGTTCAACTCGCCTATTGCGATAGCGCGGCGGGTAAACGCAATTTTAAGCTAAATAGCGGTTATTTCGGTTGTGCGGATTTTTCCCGCGCCCCCGGAGAACATTGCCATGACGCTGCGGCTGACGATTTCGCGCGCAATATTGATTTTTGGACTAGTTACCGCATTGGGCCTCGGTGCCGTGATTGCCACCAGCGTTTACGGGCTGTCGCAGCTCAAGGTCGGCGGTCCGCTCTACAATCAGATCAAGCTCGGCAACGACCTCATCGCCGACATTCTGCCGCCGCCGGAATACGTCATCGAAGCCTATCTCGAGTCCACCCTCGTGTTGCACGATCCGGCGCAGCTTGCGGCGCATCGCGACAGGCTGGCGCAGCTCAAGAAGGAATATGACGAGCGGTGGGATTTCTGGGTCAAATCCGATCTCGATCCGGTGCTCAAGGGCAAGCTGGTGGAGAAATCCGATAGCGAGGTGCGCCGCTTCTGGACCGCGATTCAGGACGGCCTGCTGCCCGCGCTCGCCAAGGGCGACATCGCCGCGGCGGCGAAATCCTATGCTGAAATCACCGCGCGTTACACCGCGCACCGCGCCATCATCGACGATATCGTCAAGCAGACCAACGACCAGAACGCGGCGACGGAAGTCGCGGCGACCGGACGTGTCAGCACATTCACGTTTGTGTTGTGGGGCGTTTCGGCCGCGGTGTTTCTCGTCATCGGCGCAGGTATTTTCGGCGTGGCATTCGGCGTCATTCGTCCCATCGCGGCAATGACTGACGTGATGAAGGGGCTCGCGGGTGGCGACCTCAATGTCTCGGTTCCGGCGCTCAGCCGCGGCGATGAAGTGGGCGCCATGGCGCGCGCGGTCCAGGTCTTCAAGGACAACGCCCAGCGCGTTCAGTCGATGGAACAGGAGCAGGCCGGCCTGAAGCTGAAGGCGGAAGGCGACCGCAAGGCCGCGATGCAGCAGATGGCCGACGGCTTCGATTCCGCGATCGGAAAAATCATCCAGACCGTATCGACCGCTTCCTCCGAACTCGAATCATCGGCCGGACAACTGACCAAGACGGCCGAAGTGACCCAGGTGCTGTCGGCAACGGTCGCCTCCGCATCGGAGCAATCCTCGGCCAACGCGCAGTCCGCCGCGGCGGCCGCGGAAGAGATGGCCTCATCGGTGTCGGAGATCAGCCGCCAGGTGCAGGATTCGCACAAGATCTCCCGCGAGGCGGTGAGCCAGGTCGAGCAGACCAATGCGCGGATCGCCGATCTCGCCCAGTCCGCCAGCCGGATCGGCGAAGTGGTCAAAATGATCAGCGCGGTCGCCGAGCAGACCAATTTGCTGGCGCTGAACGCCACGATCGAGGCGGCGCGCGCCGGCGAGGCGGGACGGGGATTTGCCGTCGTTGCATCCGAGGTCAAGGCGCTTGCCGCGCAGACCGCGAAAGCGACCGAGGAAATCAGCGAGCAGATCGGCCAGATGCAGTCGGCGACCAACCAGTCGGTATCGGCGATTCAGGAAATCGGCGGCACGATCGGCCGCATCGCGGAAATTTCGCAGGCGATCGCGGCAGCGGTGGAAGAGCAGGGTGCCACGACGCAGGAAATCTCGCGCAACGTGCAGCAGGCGGCGCAGGGAGCCACGCAGGTCGCGGGCAGCATCACGGACGTCAACCGCGGGGCGACCGATACCGGCGCGGCATCGACGCATGTGCACGGGCTGGCCCGGTCGCTGCTCGGGCAGAGCAATCATCTCAAGGGTGAGGTGGAGAAATTCCTCTCGACCGTGCGCGCGGCGTAAGCCTCAGCGCTGTCGCGGCGTATGCGACAGGTAGCGAACCGTTCGGCTGCCGCCATGGACGCTGGCGGTGCCGACCTCGACAAAACCAAGCGCCGCATGGAAGGCATCGGATGCCGGGTTTGGAGGTGTCTTGTTGACCTCGCAGACAACGCGGTCATGCCCGGCGCGGGCGGCGTGCTCAAACAGGTCGTCATACAGCCGCCGTCCGCAGCCGCGTCCGCGCGCCGATGGTGCGACCACGATCCGGTCGACATACACAAAGCGCGGATAGCGGGCGTGGAACCAGATGAAATTGGGACTGTCGTATCGGGCGTCCTGATCGAAGGCGAGCAGGAAGGCATCCAGACGGCCAATCCGTCTTGCGAGGAACGCTTCGCTGATCAGGTATTCGAGCCGTTCTGCCTCCAGCCAGGACAACTCCTGCGCATGCGCGTTGTTGAGCGCAAGAAGGGCCTTTCCCAGCGCCGCGTCCCGCAACATCTCGGCCGCATCAACTGATCTTGGTTCTGCATCATTCATCGATCTTGGCGCCCGATTGGAGACTATGCGTCTCCATATCCAAATCAGGGCGCGTCTCGAAACGCAAAAAACGCGGGCCGATCCCAAGGATCACGCCCGCGTATGGTGAACTCTCATTGCGGCCTCAACCGGCCGTCAAGTCAGCGACTGCCGAGCTGATGCGGCAGCACGCGTCGTGTCAGTGCACGCTGACGGCCTGAAGCTCGTTGCTCCATGCGTTGGCGATCGCCGCTTCACGGCTGTCGGTCAGCATGATCGGGGTGCCGTCGGCGGCATGCAGCGCGAACAGTTTCAGCCCCGGCGCGATTTTCGGCGCCTGCGGAAACAGTCCCGGCACGTCCTCGGAACGGACTTGTTTCACGTAGGCGATGTGGCCTTCACCAAGATGGGCCAGCGCCTCAACGGAAACTTTTTCGGGTTCGAAGGTAACACTCACGTCACTCATGGTCTCGACTCCTTCTGGGTCTAAGCGGTCGAGTCCGCTACTTGTTCCATTATTCGTGCTCATTGATAGCAATTGTCTTAACGACCCTTTCAGGCTCCGGCCTGGCGAGGTCGATCGACAACAGCCCGTTTTTCAGATCCGCGCCCAGCACATGCATCCCCTCCGCCAGCACGAAGGTGCGCTGGAAGTGGCGCGCGGCGATGCCGCGATGGATGTACTGCCGGGCCTTGTCGTCCTGCTGGCGGCCCCGGATCACGAGCTGGTTTTCCTCAATGGTCACATCGAGTTGGTCACGGGTAAAACCCGCCACCGCGAGCGTGATGCGCAGCCGTTCGGGCTGGCCGTTGGCACGGTCACACCGCTCGATGTTGTAGGGAGGATAACCGTCGGCGCCTTTGACGACGCGGTCGAGCGCACGCTCGATTTCGTCGAACCCAAGCAGGAACGGACTGGATAACGAAGGAACACGAGACATTACAAAGTCCTCTCGAAGCGACTTTGAGGGGCCCTTGCGGCGCCCCATTCAACCGGCCGGCCGACTTGCCGTCCGGTCAAGGAACAATATGGGGGTGATTTGGGAACGGTTCAAGCGCCTCTGAAAGCTGCGTAAATCGGCCGCGGCGGGTTAATTCGCGTTAATCTGGCCTCGTTTTGCGTGACAGGAATGGTGTTCAGGAACCCACCCGCTTGCGGCCGTCGGCGGTAAATAGATGCAGCTTGTCGGGCGCCGCAACGGCCTTGATTCGCTCGCCGATGCCGGGGGCTATGGCGCCGGGAATTCGCACGATCACCTCGCCCGGCGGCAGTTCGCCCGGAGTGGCGGCGACGCCCTGAACCTCGTGCTGCCGGGTGCCGTAAACAAAAGTTTCGGCGCCGACGCGCTCGATCGCCTCCACGGTGAGGCCGAGCGCCACGCCGCCGGAAACCGTTTCGTTCGTGATGACGAAATCCTCGGGGCGAATGCCGAGGATGGCAGCTTCGCCGACGCGGGCATCGCCGGCCAATTGTGACTTCAGTTCGTCGGAGCGCAGCGGCATCAGATTCATCGGCGGGGCGCCGATGAAGGAAGCCACAAAGGTGGTCGCGGGCTTCTGGTAGATATCGAGCGGGTTGCCGATCTGCTCGACCTGGCCGCCGTTCATGACCACGAGAATATCGGCCAGCGTCATCGCCTCGAGCTGGTCGTGGGTGACGTAGATCGAGGTCGTCGAGAGGCGGCGCTGCAATTTGCGGATTTCGACCCGCATGGCGATGCGCAGCTTGGCGTCGAGATTCGACAGCGGTTCGTCGAACAGAAACACCTTTGGCTGCCGCACGATCGCGCGACCCATCGCCACGCGCTGGCGCTGGCCGCCGGACAATTGCCGCGGCTTGCGCTCGAGCATCGCGCCAAGTTCGAGAATGCGCGCGGCTTCTTCCACGCGCGTCTTGATCTCGCCTTCGGCCATGCGGCGGTTGCGCAGGCCGTAGGCCATGTTGTTGTAGACGCTCATGTGCGGGTAGAGCGCGTAGTTCTGGAACACCATCGCGATGTCGCGGTCGGCCGGCTCGATCTGGTTGACGACGCGCCCGCCGATATCGATCTCACCGCCGGTAATGGTCTCCAGCCCCGCGACCATGCGCAACAGCGTGGACTTGCCGCAACCGGACGGACCGACCAGTACGCAGAACTGGCCGTCGCCGACGTCGAAATCGATGCCCTTGATGGCTTCGAAGCCGCCGGCGTAGGTCTTGCGGACGTTGCGGAGGGTGACGTTGGCCATTTCACTTTTCCGTCTGGACCAGGCCGCGCACGAACAGCCGCTGCATGAAGATGACGACCGCGACAGGCGGCAGCATGGCAAGGACCGCGGTTGCCATCGCGAGCTGCCATTCAGCGAGCTCGTCCGTGGCCACCAGCATCTTCTTGATGCCGATCACGATGGTCTGCATCGAATCCTGCGTGGTGATCAAAAGCGGCCAGAGATACTGATTCCAGCCATAGAGGAACTGGATCACGAACAACGCGGCCATGGTCGTGACCGACAGCGGCAGCAGCGTATCCCAGAAGAAGCGGAAGGGGCCGGCGCCATCGATGCGCGAAGCTTCCAGGAGTTCATCCGGCACGGTCATGAAGAACTGGCGGAACAAGAGCGTGCCGGTGGCGGATGCAATCAGCGGCAGGATCAGGCCGGCATAGGTGTCAAGCATCTTGAGATCGGCAACCACCTTGTAAGTCGGATAAATGCGCACCTCGACCGGCAACATCAGCGTGATGAAGATGATCCAGAACGCGGTCTTGCGGAAGGGAAAGCGGAAATAGACGACGGCGTATGCCGAGAGAATCGAGATGAAAATCTTACCGACCGCAATGCCGATCGCCGAGACGAATGAATTGATCAGCATGTTGGCGACCGGCTCGCGGCTGGTGCGCGAGCCGCCGACGAAGATCGCGCGGTAGTAATTCTCCAGCGCGTGCGTACCGGGCGTTGCCGGCATGTGGCCGCCGACCACGGTCGCGGCGTCATGGGTCGAGGCAACCAGCGCCAGCCAGACCGGGAAGGCGACGATGAATACGCCGAGGGTGAGGATCACATAGGCAATGATATCGTTGAGCGGGCGGTGCTCGACCATCAGTACTGCACCTTGCGTTCGACATAGCGGAACTGGATCGCGGTCAACGCGATCACGATCACCATCAGTACCACCGATTGCGCCGCCGAGCCGCCGAGGTCGCCGCCGAGCCGGCCGTCCGCATAGACCTTGTAGACCATGGTGGTGGTGGCCCCGGCGGGGCCGCCGCCGGTCACGGCGTCGATGATGCCAAAGGTATCGAAGAAGACGTAGACGACATTGACCACCAGCAGGAAGAAGGTGGTCGGCGACAGCAGTGGGAAGACGATCGTCCAGAACCGCCGCATCGGGCGCGCGCCGTCGATGGCGCCGGCCTCGATCACGCTCTTGGGGATCGATTGCAGACCGGCGAGGAAGAACAGGAAATTGTAGGAGATCTGCTTCCACACCGAGGCCATCACCACGAGGAGCAAGGCATGGTCGGCATTGAGCAGCGGATTCCAGTCGATGCCCATGCCACGCAGCGGCCGCGCCAGCATGCCGAGCGAGGGCTGAAACATGAAGAACCAGAGCACGCCGGCGACTGCGGGCGCTACCGCATAGGGCCAGATCATCAGCGTCTTGTAGGCGGGCGCGGCCTTGAGGTTCTTGTCGGCCTGCGTTGCGAACAACAGCGCGATCGAGAGCGAAAGCGCCCCGACCAGTGTCGAGAAGATCGCGGTCGTCAGCATCGACCGGTAATATTCAGGCTGGGCGAACAGCGCCTGGTAATTTTCCAGACCGACGAACTCGGAGACGAGACCGAACGCATCCTCACGCAGAAAGGACTGCCACACCGCCTGGCTCGCCGGCCAATAGAAGAAAACGACGGTGATGACGAGCTGCGGCAGAAGCAGCAGGTACGGCAGCAGGCGGTTATTGAAGACGGTGGATTTTTCCATTCATGCGCCGCGTTCTTCCGGGTGATGCAAGCACTCCCTCCCGGATCACGGGAGGGAGCGCCGGTAGTAGCTCAGTCTATTTTGCCGTCTTCTCGAACGTGCGCAACATGGCATTGCCACGCGCCACCGCCGCGTCGAGGGCCTCCTTGGGGGTCTTCTTGCCGTCCAGCGCCGCCTCGATCTCCTCGGCCCAGAGGTCGCGCATCTGCACCATGTTGCCGAAGCGCAGGCCGCGCGAGTTCTCGGTCGGCTCCTTGTTGGTGAGTTCCTTCAGCGGAGTCTGCAGGGTGGGGTTCTTCTCATAGAAGCCGTCCTTGATCGACTTCTCGTAGGCCGCCTTGGTGATCGGCAGATAGCCGGATTCCTGGTGCAGCTTGGCCTGCCGGTTGGTGTCGGACAGGAAGGCGAAGAACTTTGCGACGCCCTTGTACTCTTCCGGCTTCTTGCCGCCCATCACCCACAGCGAAGCGCCGCCGATGATCGAGTTCTGCGGCGCACCCGCAACATCCGGGTAATAGGGCATCGGCGCCGAGGTGAAGTCGAACTTTGCGGTGCCCTTCGCGGTGCCGTAGTAGCCCGACGAGGTCAGGAAAATCGCGCATTCACCGGAGCCGAAGCGGGCCTCGTTTTTGGCGTCGCGTCCGCCATAGCTGTAGATCTTCTCTTTTTGCAGGTCGACGAGGTTCTGCAGGTGTTTGACGTGCAGCGGGGAGTTGAATTTCAGCACGGTATCGAAACCGTCGAGGCCGTTGGCCTTGGTGCCGATTGGCGCGTTGTGCCAGGCCGAGAATTGCTCGATATGCGCCCAGGAGACCCAGGCGTTGGAGAAGCCGCAGGTGTCGTGGCCGGCCGCCTTCAGCTTCCTGGCGGCGGCGAACACGTCCGGCCAGGTCTTCGGAATCTCGGTGACGCCGGCCTTCTTCAACTCATCCTTGTTGATCCACATCACCATGGAGGACGAATTGAAGGGGAAGGACAGCATCTCGCCCTTCGAGGTCGAATAATAGCCGGTGATGGTCGGCAGGTAGGCCTTCGGGTCGAAGGGCTCGCCGGCATCCTTCATCAGTTGGTAGACCGGCTTGATGGCGCCGG from Bradyrhizobium sp. AZCC 1693 encodes:
- the lptB gene encoding LPS export ABC transporter ATP-binding protein codes for the protein MVDLLGMFRRRPAKRGAPGFARSRDDITALGDSFGDMLKSPVRDGPPMARSAALPGLDLPQPQPDAEPPREPRHRAQAPRPKANGGEAPRLIKRPGFLAVHSVEKSFGTRQVVRGVSIYVRRGEAVGLLGPNGAGKTTVFYMITGLIKADRGAIELDGHDVTKLPMYQRARLGIGYLPQEASIFRGLTVEQNIRAVLEVVEPNRRKREAELNSLLDEFNITRLRKSPSIALSGGERRRVEIARALATRPNYMLLDEPFAGIDPIAVGDIQDLVRHLTNRGIGVLITDHNVRETLGLTDRAYIVYAGQILTEGSPEEIVNDPDVRRLYLGEEFRL
- the rpoN gene encoding RNA polymerase factor sigma-54, which translates into the protein MALTQRLEFRQSQSLVMTPQLMQAIKLLQLSNLDLSAFVEEELERNPLLERANDGPEAPVAGEPATERAEFSESGDAGSYGDEGGDASDMASGPAFEPGQEEWLNRDLGSRTEIEQTLDTPLDNVFSEEPAEAAARVAQDAAPTAYTEWGGGASNDDDYNLEAFVAAEVTLGSHLAEQLAVAFSGPAQRMIGQYLIDLVDDAGYLPPDLGQAAERLGASQGDVDAVLSVLQKFDPPGVCARNLSECLAIQLRELNRYDPAMQALVENLDLLAKRDIASLRKLCGVDDEDITDMIGEIRRLDPKPGLRFGSARTQTMVPDVYVRPGPDGGWHVELNSDTLPRVLVNQVYYTELSKTIRKDGDKSYFTDCLQNATWLVRALDQRARTILKVATEIVRQQDGFFTHGVAHLRPLNLKAVADAIQMHESTVSRVTANKYMATNRGSFELKYFFTASIASADGGEAHSAEAVRHHIKQLIDAEAPNAILSDDTIVERLRESGIDIARRTVAKYREAMRIPSSVQRRRDKQSMLGNALSAPAASPDRSRDTAPA
- the hpf gene encoding ribosome hibernation-promoting factor, HPF/YfiA family yields the protein MTLRISGKSISVGDALRSRVSDRTDEVLRKYFDGNYSGHITLSKDGFGFRTDCALHLDSGITLEADSNATDAYASADQALLMIEKRLRRYKSRLKDRSARKAYAASAALAEIEAPVLDAPSYVIEAPAGGDEEVITYSPVIIAEATTSLKRLSVSEAVMELDLTGAACIVFQHGSSGRVNIIYRRTDGNVGWVDPPAVTP
- the ptsN gene encoding PTS IIA-like nitrogen regulatory protein PtsN — translated: MTITDLVAPEAILPALKVISKKQALQELAARASALTGQNERSVFEVLLQREKLGTTAVGYGVAIPHGKLPKLEKLFGLFARLERPIDFEAMDGQPVDLIFLLLAPEGAGADHLKALARIARLLRDQDVAKKLRASRDAQAIYSVLALPPASAA
- a CDS encoding methyl-accepting chemotaxis protein — its product is MTLRLTISRAILIFGLVTALGLGAVIATSVYGLSQLKVGGPLYNQIKLGNDLIADILPPPEYVIEAYLESTLVLHDPAQLAAHRDRLAQLKKEYDERWDFWVKSDLDPVLKGKLVEKSDSEVRRFWTAIQDGLLPALAKGDIAAAAKSYAEITARYTAHRAIIDDIVKQTNDQNAATEVAATGRVSTFTFVLWGVSAAVFLVIGAGIFGVAFGVIRPIAAMTDVMKGLAGGDLNVSVPALSRGDEVGAMARAVQVFKDNAQRVQSMEQEQAGLKLKAEGDRKAAMQQMADGFDSAIGKIIQTVSTASSELESSAGQLTKTAEVTQVLSATVASASEQSSANAQSAAAAAEEMASSVSEISRQVQDSHKISREAVSQVEQTNARIADLAQSASRIGEVVKMISAVAEQTNLLALNATIEAARAGEAGRGFAVVASEVKALAAQTAKATEEISEQIGQMQSATNQSVSAIQEIGGTIGRIAEISQAIAAAVEEQGATTQEISRNVQQAAQGATQVAGSITDVNRGATDTGAASTHVHGLARSLLGQSNHLKGEVEKFLSTVRAA
- a CDS encoding GNAT family N-acetyltransferase — its product is MLRDAALGKALLALNNAHAQELSWLEAERLEYLISEAFLARRIGRLDAFLLAFDQDARYDSPNFIWFHARYPRFVYVDRIVVAPSARGRGCGRRLYDDLFEHAARAGHDRVVCEVNKTPPNPASDAFHAALGFVEVGTASVHGGSRTVRYLSHTPRQR
- a CDS encoding DUF1150 family protein, whose translation is MSDVSVTFEPEKVSVEALAHLGEGHIAYVKQVRSEDVPGLFPQAPKIAPGLKLFALHAADGTPIMLTDSREAAIANAWSNELQAVSVH
- a CDS encoding Hsp20 family protein, with amino-acid sequence MSRVPSLSSPFLLGFDEIERALDRVVKGADGYPPYNIERCDRANGQPERLRITLAVAGFTRDQLDVTIEENQLVIRGRQQDDKARQYIHRGIAARHFQRTFVLAEGMHVLGADLKNGLLSIDLARPEPERVVKTIAINEHE
- a CDS encoding sn-glycerol-3-phosphate import ATP-binding protein UgpC, with protein sequence MANVTLRNVRKTYAGGFEAIKGIDFDVGDGQFCVLVGPSGCGKSTLLRMVAGLETITGGEIDIGGRVVNQIEPADRDIAMVFQNYALYPHMSVYNNMAYGLRNRRMAEGEIKTRVEEAARILELGAMLERKPRQLSGGQRQRVAMGRAIVRQPKVFLFDEPLSNLDAKLRIAMRVEIRKLQRRLSTTSIYVTHDQLEAMTLADILVVMNGGQVEQIGNPLDIYQKPATTFVASFIGAPPMNLMPLRSDELKSQLAGDARVGEAAILGIRPEDFVITNETVSGGVALGLTVEAIERVGAETFVYGTRQHEVQGVAATPGELPPGEVIVRIPGAIAPGIGERIKAVAAPDKLHLFTADGRKRVGS
- the ugpE gene encoding sn-glycerol-3-phosphate ABC transporter permease UgpE, translated to MVEHRPLNDIIAYVILTLGVFIVAFPVWLALVASTHDAATVVGGHMPATPGTHALENYYRAIFVGGSRTSREPVANMLINSFVSAIGIAVGKIFISILSAYAVVYFRFPFRKTAFWIIFITLMLPVEVRIYPTYKVVADLKMLDTYAGLILPLIASATGTLLFRQFFMTVPDELLEASRIDGAGPFRFFWDTLLPLSVTTMAALFVIQFLYGWNQYLWPLLITTQDSMQTIVIGIKKMLVATDELAEWQLAMATAVLAMLPPVAVVIFMQRLFVRGLVQTEK
- the ugpA gene encoding sn-glycerol-3-phosphate ABC transporter permease UgpA, translating into MEKSTVFNNRLLPYLLLLPQLVITVVFFYWPASQAVWQSFLREDAFGLVSEFVGLENYQALFAQPEYYRSMLTTAIFSTLVGALSLSIALLFATQADKNLKAAPAYKTLMIWPYAVAPAVAGVLWFFMFQPSLGMLARPLRGMGIDWNPLLNADHALLLVVMASVWKQISYNFLFFLAGLQSIPKSVIEAGAIDGARPMRRFWTIVFPLLSPTTFFLLVVNVVYVFFDTFGIIDAVTGGGPAGATTTMVYKVYADGRLGGDLGGSAAQSVVLMVIVIALTAIQFRYVERKVQY